A single Macaca mulatta isolate MMU2019108-1 chromosome 11, T2T-MMU8v2.0, whole genome shotgun sequence DNA region contains:
- the LOC100425420 gene encoding olfactory receptor 6C76, translating to MKNRTSVTDFILLGLTDHPQLQVVIFSSLFLTYVLSVTGNLTIISLTLLDSHLKTPMYFFLRNFSFLEISFTSVCNPRFLISILTGDKSISYNACAAQLFFFIFLGSTEFFLLASMSYDRFVAICKPLHYTTIMSDRICYQLIISSWLAGFLVIFPPLAMGLQLDFCDSNIIDHFTCDSAPLLQISCTDTSTLELMSFILALFTLISTLILVVLSYTYIIRTILRIPSVQQRKKAFSTCSSHMIVVSISYGSCIFMYVKTSAKEGVALTKGVAILNTSVAPMLNPFIYTLRNQQVKQAFKDVLRKIFQKKH from the coding sequence atgaaaaatagaacatCAGTGACAGATTTCATCCTCCTGGGTCTGACAGATCATCCACAACTACAGGTTGTGATTTTCTCCTCTCTATTTCTTACATATGTACTGAGTGTTACTGGAAATCTAACTATCATCTCCCTTACCCTGCTGGATTCCCATCTGAAGACTCCCATGTATTTCTTCCTCAGGAATTTCTCCTTCTTGgaaatttcatttacttctgtcTGTAATCCTAGATTTCTGATCAGCATTCTAACAGGGGACAAATCCATATCTTATAATGCTTGTGCAGCTCagctatttttctttatctttcttggtTCAACGGAGTTTTTCCTCCTAGCCTCTATGTCCTATGATCGCTTTGTGGCTATATGTAAGCCTCTGCATTATACAACCATCATGAGTGACAGGATCTGTTATCAGCTTATAATCAGCTCTTGGCTGGCTGGTTTCTTGGTAATTTTTCCACCGCTGGCCATGGGCTTACAGCTGGATTTCTGTGACTCCAATATCATTGACCACTTTACCTGTGACTCTGCTCCTTTGCTGCAAATCTCTTGCACAGACACAAGTACTCTAGAGCTCATGAGCTTTATTTTAGCTCTGTTTACTCTTATATCCACTTTGATATTAGTAGTTTTGTCCTATACTTACATCATCAGAACTATTCTGAGAATCCCCTCagtacagcaaagaaaaaaagccttttcAACCTGCTCCTCACATATGATTGTTGTCTCTATCTCTTATGGAAGCTGCATCTTCATGTATGTGAAAACATCAGCAAAGGAAGGAGTTGCTTTGACAAAAGGAGTAGCTATACTCAATACCTCTGTCGCTCCTATGCTGAATCCATTTATTTACACTCTAAGAAACCAGCAGGTGAAACAAGCATTTAAGGATGTTCTGAGGAAGATTTTCCAAAAAAAGCATTGA